The segment TCGCTGAGGAAAAGCCAATCCGTGTCtagaaataaaataacaaaaaaaaattatgaaaatgtataaaatataataaatactgTACTAAATTACATAGTGTTCATAGCTTTCTTCGTTCCTGCGTTTGTCACATCTCTATTCGCGAAGAACATGGGCACATGGGTCCTGCACGTATAATAGGCTTCAATTGTTTGTTTGGTAGCTtccattttaaaataatttgagTGTAGAAACAAAATCCTCTCAAGCTCTGCAAAATAAATACGTAATTCAGATTGACGGGGTTTTCTCAAGTTTTTAGCTGAACGCCGAGTTTACTCACAGCTATTGAATAGATAATACGATTAAATCCATATTTATATCCACATTCATTGATTGTCTCATGTTTCATCGATATATCGTTACTGTAAAACAGCTCAAACTATACCAGGAGAGCTTAGtacttttttaaaaatactgaCTTAATCTTCCACAAGTGTGTTAAGTACTGTATGAATTTCGGCAaattgtaaatttttaatttatttttacgaAATTTTATATATACATTTTTTATTCATCAAACGCTCGTTCACGTAAATTTCCTGGTTGATGGTCCCGGTTGCaataaaaatgtcgcttttCAAGAAATAGGTACTGAAAGCCTACCAACCCAATTCACGTTTGTGTAAAATACGCGTAATTTTGAGCTTTCGAAATTCGTACCTTGTTTAGATTAGagaaaaaagtataagggtccatgcctagtggcacgggcgcaggcttgaagtaggactacgcatgtagagcaattcgtctcgcaatgccaaagccggtgatttttgtacgaatttcatataatagattccccagttgcgcagtaacggaaagtttacttgcgctgttgtattttgtacaacacctgtgaaccgttgactttatctcggaaatctagcaataaataaaattactgttttcagtaaggttCATTCGCagacaaatggtggaaaaagttccataagtttttcatcaagtggcattagtattcgagagaattctgttacgtttcAGCATGCCTATCAATCGGAGTcgacgcgagtaacgaaaggtaaaggattgtgttcttacatgtgagaaattcataatttcaactcttcagctaatttaaatagtggacctgcaaaggtccgtttgttattcTCGAATTCTCATTCTGACTtgtggtgtccattgtctattttcgtccatcagataggttattggtatGTGGATTAatagtgggaatactgtttatgggacaaacgctactggtaggatctgtaatcaagatagacttttatatttatgatgttatgagtcgcaagctagctgcctgccgatgtgtctccaacgaaagccggcgaccgactgatcacgcacaccgaggcaaagcaaacaatgtttcaaatacaacctttaaaattgccacggATGTGCATGTtactcgaaaactggctgtccgatgcgtcgcaagctagctgctgattggtgtttcgccaacgaaagccggcgaccgactgatgacgcacaccgaggcaaaggcaaacaaagtttcaaatacaacctttaaatttgccaccgatgtgtcttgaaaactggctgtccgatgcgtcgcaaggtAGCTGCTGATTGGTGTTTCTCCAACGAAAGTCGGCGACAGACGgcgacgcacaccgaggcaaaggcaaacaatacACAACcttacaacctttaaaattgccaccgatgggtctcgaaaactggctgtccgatgcgtcgcaagctagctgctgctggctgatgtttcgccaacgaaagccggcgaccgactgatgacgcacaccgaggcaaaggcaaacaaagttccaaatacaacctttaaaattgccaatttgccaccgatgtgtctcgaaaactggctgtccgatgcgtcgctaGCTAGCtcctgctggctgatgtttcgccaacgaaagccggtgaccgaagaaggtaaggaaaggaagtttaacccatagctcatctcgtatatatttctatcatccgtgttagggaagcactgacgtgggaaggcaaaaaaatgcaaataatgaaatattaaatattcgactcatattttctcaattattaaacgtctgctagggaaacatgtaatctactgtgttgcaatggattttttgaaaaatttccaatcgattgataccaatatctctagaatctgttgacggatgactgagttataagcgtgcaaaccataaccacttttcgttacatgttcccttttcctttttctaaagcgcaccccaatatagaaatcaaagaagtagtcctacttcaaaaatctCCTCGGGGCCCAAAAGCgaccatatggcctctgagaggcATAAGacgatcgccaatcgctattttgtctaCTGCTGGTCTTTTTGGTTAGCGACATAACATATATCACCTCCGCAATTAGCTGAAAAGCCCCTCTTTggaaaccggttccggattcatggTGTCCCTCCTGATCCGAATGGTGCGCAGCATAGCTCgtaactgcagcaaagtaactAATATGACCATAGTTGAAGATTTGTTAAAGAAAATCAAcatgtttcaaacaaatttcaaatatttagcaACATTATCTAGAAAAGCCATGTCGCAGTCTCCCAAGGAACACCGGAATAAGTGCGAAACCACGTGGCATATGGCCATGAtttgtagatattatgaaaattgaaaggattttcgaaaaaattcccaaatttggtgcgAAAATATTAAGAGATAAAAAATTACGGACATTTAAGTAAATTTTCGGGTGTTAAAAGTGATGTAGTCCTTTGTCCTTAAAGGGATTAAGGGGAAATgaacagtcattaacttttcgaatTTTGGAAGCAGGTTTTGGGTGCAAAACAAATGCATTTACCGCATTCGTCTTGCTAGTCTAAACACGGAGAATATATTTTCTTGATCAGAATATTTATTTCAaagaaaaaaactgcttttgaaaaaattgcTTCGCTCACAAAATCAATGATGACTCATTTCtccttaaggtgaaacggtgcTGAATCCAAccatggccggaaaaatggcgccCATGTGTGGCCACAACCTCACATGGGCGCCATatttccggccatgtttggattcagtaccgtttcaccttaagtcGACTTAATTTTGATCGTAACACCCTTTCCTTATCTCACGGCCACTGCGCCGCGGATCATAAACATGAATAATTCTGATGAACAGACATCCATCTGGATTGCATTTGCAATGACTTTCTAAGAATGAGATTCTTTAAACATTTCTGGTGCTTAAGATAAGTTTTGAATTTGTGTATTTTACCTAGAACCATAAAGTTTATACAAAATTTGCTGCATATATAAAttcacaaaattttatttgtattcAATGAACCCCAGCTGGGTCTACTGACAAAGACTAGAAATTAAATAGGTACTATAATATGTGTTTTCCTTACATTTACAAAAAATTGCGAAATTTGTGAAGCAAAACTCAGAAATTGTTGAAAATCTTTAATGTTTTGGAAGACCGCTTTATGCTATAACGAAGCTAAGTGAATAATGGAGCAAAAATTGTTAAGTTCATATGCAAAAATAAACTATTTTCACGGGATCATTCATGAAAACTGACCCACGTGAGAGCAACGCTTCAGCAAATTGTTTTGGTACCAGCCTTGGACCTTGCCACTGCCATTAAATAATAAACCGAAAATAGCAACGTATCTCGCGTAAAAACCGTTGAACCGTTCAAAAAACTACATTATCACCATGATCTGTCATATTTATTCTTGAATTCAGCTCATATGTTAGTTGATGATTGCCAACAAATCAGTCAATTAACTCCAATGATTTTACAAAGCAAGTTTTTTTACCGCACAATTAATTGCGAAACTGTTCGAGTAACTGTTCATAAGCGCTATTAGTCAGTAAGCTAGTTCAATCTAGTacaaagaaaaatgtttttaGAATACCCGaagaagtttattaattttttttattacataCTATCACAGCAGGTACCACCAAATCAAAATGTGCATATCCTTCTATCCTAAGTCCGGAACATCTGATCTCCATATAAGCAATTGTTCACTTCAGTCAATATCGAGTTTTTTGAAGTTGCCTTCCATGCCGAAGATGGAACCGGAATCTTTAGGTTTGCCTGGTCTTTTTTCTTCTAtggccttcttcttttcctCTTCCAACAAATAATCACGAGCATCCAACATATGCTTGTTGAAGTTCTCTGCGAATAAAAAgggtcaaaaaatctttatggACATATTAGGATTTTCTCTGGTACCTCTAAGTGTCATAAGTGATCCAGCATTTCCTCCCAATTCCGTAATAAGACAATCTTTTTGCACGAATTTATACAAACTCTCATTGGTACTATGAAGATATAGTATAGCCAGTAATTCTTTTTTCATAAAAGGTTTGACCAGCATTAATATTTTATCGATAAATGGTACAACGTTTGCCAGATGAATGCCCTTCAATCGTACTGGCATCGCTTCTTGTAAAAAGTGCAAAAATTTTTTAACCGTTCCGATCGAAAGTTTCGTGACGTGGCCCATCGTGACACCTTCCATATCTAACACGAACGTGTATCCATGTACCGCGCCATTTTCCCGTTGAACCACTTCGGCGATCATCGTGAGGCTGTTGAATATAAATAATGCAATTATTAAACAGATTTAAAATCGTTCAAGATATACAGATACTAACAATTTCAGCGtcgattcgaacgaaaacattGTTGCATCGCTACTAAGCAATTTTCCATATATTACCGTATACTTATCTTTAGTTGGGATAGATAACGGAACAATAGCTCTGGAagatcaaaaaaaatattattgcctAATGGATTTAGTTCGGACTCGGAACATTTTACACCAAATCCATGACTGTTTTTAGTTCATGCGAAGTAATGTCGCGTTCAGCAAAAAATTCTGGCACATGAGTGTGACACGTATAGAAAGCATCGATCGTTGTTTTCGTGGACTCAATCCGGTGATAATTTGAATGCAGAAAAAGTATTATCTCCAAATCTGTAAGATTTTCATAAAGTTTAGTGTTAGTTATGCGACGGTGAATGGTAAAATGTTCTATGATATATTCAAACGAGAAGAGTACTTACACCAAAGCTAACAGTAACAATCGAGAACTGTAATACAAGTTGAAATTGTGCTATTTACCAAACCTTATACAGTAGAAACATCACAACGAAAGACACATATAACACCACTAAGGATACTCTATCTACAACATTGAATAAATACTAAGAATATACCAAAGCAATATACACTCTGTCACACGATGGTACGGTAATGGATAGCTAATGATAGAATTTTATGAAAATCTGGTAAGTTTCATTTGAAAGATGATAGTAATTAGACCCGATCAGTTGGTTCTatcaaaaatattacaaaattgtagctcaagttgatatttctatcaaactttgttgtaaatgtgatagaaaaacttgcgacacacaaaatgttctaccaagattctatctcgttttgTTATTTATAACAGTCTTTgttacaatttggttatacaaCAGGACAGAatgctgatttttgtaactcagcttgatataaactagatcaaattatatcataatttgatatatttgtgatatgcttagagcaaattttgttacgacttttgttattttaactactaacgagcctaagtttataacaaaactaaaAGGAgttatttagaactcatcctggtataaatttgatattttcatttgtatttataacgtatttattatatttttaacgACGCCCAAACTACTAACTAGTTTATTGGACGCTTTCTATGCAGACTTCAGAATTAATTTTTGCATCCCATCTTatcaattttgctttttattccAGGCTAATCACTCCTAgccataaaacaaataaaaaagtaTCGCAATCCGTCGAATGCTTAGCATTTATCAAAACATGTTTAAGATTCCTGTAGGTATGTTAACGATTCTGGGAAAAAGATTATTTTCCGTGCTTCCAATatcacagagaaaactgaaagcaTTTCCGGATGCTTTTTTAACAGTTCGAATCTTAATTTGAAGCATACAACATGCAAATGTTAATTTCTAGTACATTTAACAATTTAAAAGTGTTTCAGTAAAATTGATAGCAGTCTCTAAAACAGAGttaaagcacagacaaacagacgggacactcgcgttaattccatcgtccaatcaaaaaccactcgttttccaaaaaaagcatgtttcgcaacatggccacacggcggcgcgcgagtgttgcttcgagttttcagtataaaaccatacaaatataaaaacccttcagcataaaaccctgcaaatgcaagctactccgcaacatgcataacagagggggctagtgtgcaagcaaaatgtgtaggacgattggttttaaaggattttcttctgtgtcatgtcagttcgtcagtggttaaaGCTTTCTACTTTAAATTTCAAAGTAGAATCGGTTCGTCATTTGCGTTATATAAAAAAGTTTCCTCGAGTGGTAGGAGCGGATTCAATCCTCGAAAATAAGCGACACGTCAAAGTCACAGTTAACCGCCATTTCTCTTGCATAATTGTCGGATTCCTGAAACCtattattagaatgataaaccttcaaaaacaaaaaagttcggTTAAGAATTTCTGTTGCTTCAGAAACTTCGTATGAAACCTTGCTGCTTCATCGAAAGATGAATCTGCTAATTCCTGATTTTCAAGAGATTCAAAAATATCACCCGAAacatttctaaataatttaatagcgTCGATACGATTTTCCCATCccgtttatctgagtgtttgAATTATTAAGTTTTGTTGCAATTAGGTTTTCATCAGATAAATCAAGATGGTAATTTTGTAGTACTGCCACTAGAATTTTTTTTAGCGGTGTACAAATGGAAAGCTGAGAATAGTGTGGGTGTATGAACCATGAACTTATAGAGATCCGCATAGTAGATCTTGCGAAAGCCGAGGGaatacggtgggccggtcacgacgcaagaatgccagacgactgtgcagtaaaatctgttctTTCAATACCTCCATGACCAttaggaatagagggaccccACGTGCTAGGTGGCTCGGAGCCGATTTGCTTCTGTCGAGAtggtcaacgaattggcgacccAGGACCGTAGCTCAGGTCCAAGTACAGCGGAAAGGAACTCTAGACACAATACGAGCcgtcccggctctatgctgctaggtGGATAGTTTTATATTCGCGACGTATTTATTTAATGCTCCACTTTTTTAATAAAGccgaaatggcgccccctcaAAGTGATGTTCCAAGCATCTGCTTGTTTTacttaagggaagcgccggccctgatTAAAATCCTGGTTTCGGTCTAAATGTTCAGACCAAACAGAAAAATGTTTCCGGTGTTGGAAATCTAATTTTATACCGGACTAAAGCTATAAATTTATACAGCGTGTAACAGCGATACAGCGGTACCATAATTACGAAGTCTCATAAGATCCTAGGGTTTGCGGACGACGTTgtgctgtggaagaagcgtacacgcatagaggaagctgcgaggatagggcttatcacaaattctacaagaaaaaagtatccagctttttacgcgctataatgatggccgctataaattgtgttcgtaatattcgaacaatctttttgacaactctgcatccatcaaaactgggcactcttctcatgtacggcagtgttgctctttctttcgtttacgcaaaagaagaagagcaatagttttgtttacatttcgcacatttttgctctccttctttgacgtaaaggaaagaaagagcacggtagtgttgcaagagaaaagtgccagatttgatgtatgcagagttgtcaaaaagattgttcgcatattacgaacacaatttatagcggccatcattatagcgcgtaaaatgctggatatggtggctggtagaaagCGTGGTAGCCTTTTGGGTGTTGGCATTGCGGTTTTGAAGTGGtcgagccgtgaagtaaaaaggcggatagcggctgccaacagggccttctatggattacgtagccagctgaggtcccgtagcctgcaactccatacaaaactcgcgctctataaaacgctaattctcccAACGGTACTCTACGACCACGAAATGTGGAAGTTGAGAGAGAGTggccgacgagctcttggcgtttttgagcgtaagatcctgtgaTTAACTCTtgacggcatattagacgaaggagtgtggcgctgGCGCATGAATAATgaagtaccgtaaaacggggtaacttgcaacagttttcAACTATGAGTGCATGTAAGAATCTATTTGTAGTACAtatgaggacatttaattaatacaaagttattaggtctagaatagaacaatttcaaatattgagaaaaaatatgcgatcaatatagGCTGTTgcaaatatgcaaatgataatccgaaaaaaatgatgccgaatgagagaccagcgaaaacaatatttagcagagaacccgacagaggccgacgacttcgaagcagaccccgtacccgttagatgagcgctgttgacagCGGATGTTAGGGGTgattggagagcggcagcccaagagcGAGTAATGTAAAGACggttcctgaattcggcatggattcgataaggggattgtcgccgaaaaagtaaagtaagtaacagCGATACAGTTGTTTTAAATATGGCAGCTGTGGGTGGAGTGATGTTTGACAgataaaaacaacaacaaaagccGCTGAAAAACTATAAAACTATAGCCATTTCTTCTAGATTCTAAttctattactttcttctaaACCGTTTCTTTTAAGTCTAAGTGAAGTTTAAACATTCAAAATATATTAACCAATCCGttttaaactaaaattgcttcgattttatcgtttgaaGTTGAATATGAATTTCTTATATCTGTCACAAACAGATGAAAGGCGAAATCGAACTGTCGTttggtttatttttatcatacaGTCATACAGGCACAGTAACTGCCGATTAATGCATGAGTGTTACACTAATTGAATGATAAAATTGTACTAATAATTTAATCAATTATTGGGTGATATTTAAACGAAActtagca is part of the Sabethes cyaneus chromosome 2, idSabCyanKW18_F2, whole genome shotgun sequence genome and harbors:
- the LOC128735817 gene encoding uncharacterized protein LOC128735817, coding for MGKLQLADVENEYKKFPELKREDVQKIREWMEKQPHLPKITDLEIILFLHSNYHRIESTKTTIDAFYTCHTHVPEFFAERDITSHELKTVMDLVAIVPLSIPTKDKYTVIYGKLLSSDATMFSFESTLKFLTMIAEVVQRENGAVHGYTFVLDMEGVTMGHVTKLSIGTVKKFLHFLQEAMPVRLKGIHLANVVPFIDKILMLVKPFMKKELLAILYLHSTNESLYKFVQKDCLITELGGNAGSLMTLRENFNKHMLDARDYLLEEEKKKAIEEKRPGKPKDSGSIFGMEVTSYAAHHSDQEGHHESGTGFQRGAFQLIAEVIYVMSLTKKTSSRQNSDWRSSYASQRPYGRFWAPRRFLKHGLAFPQRTKEGCVVFYGALRDFDPSNFDMAEIFKLIIYVIDLHFLEQGPATGYRIVIDMKGVLFGHVARLGVLPIKHFLYYLQDAMPIRLKGLHFTNIVPFMDTILALIKPFMKKELLDILFLHTSNEQMHPYVNKECLPSDCGGDGESRDVLIDKYYRRLIEVKDYFLEEQVTRRVDEGKRPGKPKTAMEIFGVDGNFRKLDID